CACCTATTTTGCTTTTGCACTTGCCGCTGCCATGTATGCCTGCCAGCCTTCAGGATCAGAAAACACAACTCAATCTGAAACTGAGACCGAAGCAGTAGCTACTACTACCCAGGAAGCTAAGTTTGAGCCCATCTTCAATGGCGAGTCGCTTGACGGATGGAAGATCCACGGTACTGAAAAATGGTATGTGGAAGATGGACAAATCATTTGCGAAAGTGGTCCTGATGCTGCTTACGGGTATTTGGCTACCGACAAATCATACAAAGATTTTATTCTTGAACTGGAGTTTAAACAAGAGGCTGATGGAAATAGCGGAGTTTTCTTCCGCTCGTCTTTAGACGGCACCAAAATTACCGGTTGGCAGGTAGAAGTAGCCCCTCCTAACCATGACACCGGGGGTATTTATGAGTCTTACGGTAGAGGCTGGCTAGAGCAGATTCCCGAAGAAAAAGAAGACATACTAAAAATGGGCGAATGGAATAAAATGCGTATTGAGGTAGTCGGAGACAAAGTAAGCACATACCTGAACGGAGAAGAAATGGTAGTGTTGGAAGATGAAAAAATAGGTCAGGCTGAAGGTTCTATAGCCCTACAGATACACGATGGGGGTGGAATTAAAGTACGCTGGAGAGACTTACAGGTAAAAGAACTATAAACTATAATTACCCGAAGGGCTCCCGGCTTTTCGGGTATTTTTTTGCTTACTTAAAGGTGTAAAATTAACTTACTATAAGGCCAACGTGCGGATAAAAATCAAAAAGTATGGTAACGTTACCGAGTTTTTTTAAAGCTAACGATATTCATAATTATTCTGAACATTGTAATATTAATGATATTTATTCATACAATTAGCTTTTTCACAGTTTAATATACTGATAATATAATTTATTCAGAATAATATTTTAACGATACCTTCAAATCTATTTATAAGTTAATAGCTGATTCTTACTGTTCTATGCCACTTTATCAAAAAAAAGTAGCTAATTTTACAATTCACTCAATCTAATCGATCAGAAAAATGGACCAAGCTACTGCATTAGAAAAGCAATTTGAGAAAATTCCTACAAGCATTTTTGACGATTCAGAGACTGCTTCCAAGGAAATTGCCAAAACCATCCGCGACCTGATTGTAGAAAAACAAAATCAAGGTAAAAACGCGGTTTTAGGTTTAGCTACCGGCTCTTCACCAACCCGAGTGTACGAAGAACTGGTAAGAATGCATCAGGAAGAAGGCCTGAGCTTTAAAAATGTCATTACTTTTAACCTGGATGAATACTATCCTATAGAGCCCGACAAGCTACAGAGCTATGTTCGCTTTATGAAAGAGTACCTCTTTGATCATGTGGATATTGACCCCGCAAACTACAATATCCCTGACGGTACTGTGCCTATTGAGAAGATCAGCGAATACTGCGTGGCTTACGAAAACAAAATTAAAGAAGCCGGCGGAATTGACATCCAACTCTTAGGAATCGGAGGTACAGGCCATATTGGTTTCAACGAGCCCGGGTCTAGAGAAATGTCTCGTACCCGCCTTATTACCCTGGATAAAATTACCCGTACAGCTGCTGCCAGTGACTTCTTTGGCGAAGAGTTTGTACCTCGCCGTGCTATCACTATGGGAGTACAAACCATTATGGAAGCACGCCAGATCATTCTGATGGCCTGGGGTGAAGGTAAAGCTTCTGTAATCAAAAAAGCTGTTGAAGGCCCTATTACTGATCAGATTCCTGCTACTTTTCTACAGGAACATACTAATGCTCAGATCATAATTGACGAAGCGGCTGGCGCTGAGCTTACCCGCGTTAAAACACCTTGGCTAGTAGGCCCTTGCCACTGGGATCAGAAACTGACTCGTAAGGCAGTTGTATGGCTTTGCAACACCGTTGAAAAGCCTGTACTTAAGCTTACTCCTGAAGATTACAATGAGAATGGTATGAGTGATCTCATTGCTGATCATGGTCCTGCTTACGACATCAATATTCGTATTTTCAACGAGCTACAGCATACTATTACCGGATGGCCCGGTGGTAAACCCAATGCCGACGATAGCCAGCGCCCAGAGAGAGCACTTCCCTTCCCTAAGCGTGTGCTTATATTCAGCCCGCACCCTGATGATGATGTAATCTCTATGGGGGGTACACTACTTCGTCTCGTAGACCAGGGGCACGATGTACACGTGGCTTACCAGACCTCTGGTAACATCGCTGTTTTTGATGATGACGCACTTCGTTTTGCAGACTTCGTAAAAGACTTCAAGGAAACTTTTGATATTCAGGACGACAAAATCAATACCTTGTTTGATGAGGTGTTTAAAGCTACAGAGAGTAAACTTCCTGGTGAAGTAGATCCTCGTCCGGTACAGCTTATCAAAGGGATGATTCGTCGTGGTGAGGCTAAAGCTGCCTGCCGCTATTGTGGTATTCCTGAAGAGAACTACTACTTCATGGATATGCCATTCTACGAAACTGGTAAGGTTCGTAAAAACCCTCTGGGTGAAGAAGATATTCAGATAACAGTAGACCTGCTCAGAAAAGTAAAGCCTCATCAGATTTATGCTGCAGGTGACCTTTCTGATCCTCATGGAACACACAGAGTTTGCTTAAGCGCTATTATGCAGGCAGTAGAGCGTCTAAAAGACGAAGATTGGATGAAAGACTGCTATGTATGGTTATACCGTGGTGCATGGCAGGAGTGGGATATTGACCAGATAGAAATGGCCGTTCCTATCAGCCCGGTAGAATTAATGAGAAAGCGTCGTGCTGTATTTAAGCACCAGTCTCAAAAAGATCGTCCTCTTTTCCCCGGCTCAGACCCCAGAGAGTTCTGGCAGCGTGCTGAAGACCGTAATCAGGGTACTGCCGAAGCTTATGACAAATTAGGCCTGGCAGAGTACGAAGCTATGGAAGCTTTTGTGAGATACCACTTCTAAAAGCAGTTTATACATAAAAATTTAGGGTAGCTTAACGGCTACCCTTTTTTGTGCTCCTTAGTTTTTTTTCTCTCCCTAGCGCTCGTAAAGCTCCAGCGGTAGGCCATCAGGGTCAGCAAAAAAAGTAAAACGTTTGCCAGTATGCTCATCCGTTCTGATAGTCTCACATTGCACTCCCTTTACCTCAAGGTCTTTTACCACAGCTTCCAGCTGGTCTACTTCAAAAGCCAGATGCCTAAGCCCCAAAGCTTCTGGACGACTAGTCCTGGGTGGAGGTTCAGGAAAAGAAAATAGTTCAACAATATATTCTCCATGCAATGCTAAATCCAGTTTGTAGGATTGCCTGGCTTCACGATATACTTCCCGGATTACTTCCAGCCCAAGCACTTCGGTATAAAAATGTTTGGACTGCTCGTAGTTGGAGCAAATTATAGCGATATGATGTATTTTTTTCAGATAACTCATAATAATAAAAAAGCCTGATGCTCCTCAATTATAGGGAACATCAGGCTATACTCTAAATATTAGTATAAAATATTTAAGCTGCTTTTTGGGTCGCTTTAATTTTCACTTCTTTTCTCTTGTTCAGACTAATTACTCCAAGCTTATCCAGCATAACGATAACCAGATAAGTGGGGTCAATCTCATGCCAGCGAAACCCTCCGAAGTTAGCTCTGGATCCGTGTTTATGATGATTGTTATGATAGCTCTCTCCCATCATTAGAAAGTCTACCGGCAAAAAGTTTTTAGAAGTATCGCTCACCTTAAAGTTTACATAGCCATACTTGTGGGCAAACCAGTTAATAATCGCTCCATGTACAGGCGACATCAGAAACTGGATAGGCAACAACAACCAAAGCCACCAAACTGTAGCGAACTCCATATAAATAAGTACATAGATAGTGCCCCAGAACAGGCGTGATACCCATGAGCGGGCAAATTTATCAAATACGTCCCAGCGAGGTACTCCTTTAGTAAATCTTTCTTCTACCTCAAATTTACCATTGCAGATGGCAGAGTAAATGGTTTTAGTTTTCCACATCATCTTCCAGATAGTCTCATCATACTTGGGAGAATGTGGATCATCGGGCGTATCCGCATAGGCATGGTGCATACGATGCATGACGCCATAGCCATAAGCACTTAAATAGTTAGAGCCCTGAAATATCCAGGTCAATACGAAGAATACTTTT
This window of the Porifericola rhodea genome carries:
- the nagB gene encoding glucosamine-6-phosphate deaminase, with the translated sequence MDQATALEKQFEKIPTSIFDDSETASKEIAKTIRDLIVEKQNQGKNAVLGLATGSSPTRVYEELVRMHQEEGLSFKNVITFNLDEYYPIEPDKLQSYVRFMKEYLFDHVDIDPANYNIPDGTVPIEKISEYCVAYENKIKEAGGIDIQLLGIGGTGHIGFNEPGSREMSRTRLITLDKITRTAAASDFFGEEFVPRRAITMGVQTIMEARQIILMAWGEGKASVIKKAVEGPITDQIPATFLQEHTNAQIIIDEAAGAELTRVKTPWLVGPCHWDQKLTRKAVVWLCNTVEKPVLKLTPEDYNENGMSDLIADHGPAYDINIRIFNELQHTITGWPGGKPNADDSQRPERALPFPKRVLIFSPHPDDDVISMGGTLLRLVDQGHDVHVAYQTSGNIAVFDDDALRFADFVKDFKETFDIQDDKINTLFDEVFKATESKLPGEVDPRPVQLIKGMIRRGEAKAACRYCGIPEENYYFMDMPFYETGKVRKNPLGEEDIQITVDLLRKVKPHQIYAAGDLSDPHGTHRVCLSAIMQAVERLKDEDWMKDCYVWLYRGAWQEWDIDQIEMAVPISPVELMRKRRAVFKHQSQKDRPLFPGSDPREFWQRAEDRNQGTAEAYDKLGLAEYEAMEAFVRYHF
- a CDS encoding acyl-CoA desaturase codes for the protein MYVILAFFVAHWYLSLFFQTFFLHRYAAHKAFTMSKTAEKVFFVLTWIFQGSNYLSAYGYGVMHRMHHAYADTPDDPHSPKYDETIWKMMWKTKTIYSAICNGKFEVEERFTKGVPRWDVFDKFARSWVSRLFWGTIYVLIYMEFATVWWLWLLLPIQFLMSPVHGAIINWFAHKYGYVNFKVSDTSKNFLPVDFLMMGESYHNNHHKHGSRANFGGFRWHEIDPTYLVIVMLDKLGVISLNKRKEVKIKATQKAA
- a CDS encoding 3-keto-disaccharide hydrolase; the protein is MKKTTYFAFALAAAMYACQPSGSENTTQSETETEAVATTTQEAKFEPIFNGESLDGWKIHGTEKWYVEDGQIICESGPDAAYGYLATDKSYKDFILELEFKQEADGNSGVFFRSSLDGTKITGWQVEVAPPNHDTGGIYESYGRGWLEQIPEEKEDILKMGEWNKMRIEVVGDKVSTYLNGEEMVVLEDEKIGQAEGSIALQIHDGGGIKVRWRDLQVKEL
- the gloA2 gene encoding SMU1112c/YaeR family gloxylase I-like metalloprotein, with product MSYLKKIHHIAIICSNYEQSKHFYTEVLGLEVIREVYREARQSYKLDLALHGEYIVELFSFPEPPPRTSRPEALGLRHLAFEVDQLEAVVKDLEVKGVQCETIRTDEHTGKRFTFFADPDGLPLELYER